A stretch of Clostridia bacterium DNA encodes these proteins:
- a CDS encoding ABC transporter ATP-binding protein: MKKNSPNIRSGRGHGGPASRFSQEKPKLENPRKTVLRLFSYMDDQKIMIFWTTILVVVTTALTVFAPILMGKAVDDYILLGDVPGLVQLLLVLSACYLAIGLFTYIQTRLMIRVSQVAVKRLRNELFSKLQSFSLRFFDTHSHGDLMSRMTNDIDNISNTLSQSVTQLVSNTLTLVGVTIMMFVINWQLGAITVLMIPVTFILMGLVGKKTRKNFSSQQGNLGNINGMVEEYCTGHQVVKAYGREEAVIKDFQEKNQKLVKASIKAQIYSGMMMPLMIFLNNFSYAVVISAGAVFYVYGLLTLGVITIFMNYARQFGRPLNQIAQLYNTIQLAIAGAERVFEIMDQEPEVKNSKQAIQVEKLNGNVRFDRVNFAYDPEKPILKDVSLEAKSGETIALVGPTGAGKTTIINLLTRFYDIQKGSITIDGQNIVDLEKESLREKLGIVLQDTYLFSGTVRENIRYGRLTATDEEVEEAAKLANAHLFIHRLPEGYDTHLTEEGSNLSQGQRQLLAIARAILASPDILILDEATSSVDTRTESHIQEALLRLMEGRTSFVIAHRLSTIRKADQILVIDDGRIVERGSHEELMDKQGFYYRMIQSQYKSKAS, from the coding sequence ATGAAAAAGAATTCGCCAAATATACGTTCGGGGCGTGGCCATGGTGGCCCAGCTTCTCGGTTCTCCCAAGAAAAACCAAAGCTTGAGAATCCTAGAAAGACGGTATTACGCCTTTTCTCATACATGGATGACCAGAAGATTATGATTTTTTGGACGACAATTTTGGTTGTTGTGACGACGGCACTGACCGTTTTTGCACCCATTCTGATGGGCAAAGCAGTAGATGATTATATCCTACTTGGTGACGTACCCGGCCTGGTGCAACTCTTGCTAGTTTTGAGCGCTTGTTATCTGGCAATCGGTTTGTTTACCTATATCCAAACCAGGCTTATGATTCGGGTGAGCCAGGTTGCAGTCAAAAGACTTCGGAATGAATTGTTTAGTAAGTTGCAGAGCTTTTCACTTCGCTTTTTTGATACACATTCACATGGCGATTTGATGAGTCGTATGACCAACGATATCGATAATATTTCGAATACCTTATCCCAAAGTGTTACCCAGCTAGTGTCGAATACGCTGACCTTGGTTGGGGTAACCATCATGATGTTTGTGATTAACTGGCAACTGGGCGCGATTACTGTTTTGATGATACCTGTTACGTTTATACTGATGGGTTTGGTAGGCAAAAAGACCAGAAAGAACTTTTCTTCTCAGCAAGGTAATTTGGGTAATATTAATGGTATGGTTGAAGAGTATTGCACTGGGCATCAGGTGGTCAAAGCCTATGGGCGTGAAGAGGCTGTCATAAAGGATTTCCAAGAGAAAAATCAGAAGCTGGTCAAGGCCTCCATTAAGGCACAGATTTATTCTGGTATGATGATGCCGCTCATGATTTTTTTGAACAACTTCAGTTACGCAGTAGTTATTTCAGCGGGGGCTGTGTTTTATGTCTATGGTTTACTGACCCTAGGTGTTATCACGATTTTCATGAACTATGCGAGACAGTTTGGGCGCCCCCTAAACCAGATTGCTCAGTTGTATAACACCATTCAACTGGCGATTGCTGGTGCAGAACGAGTATTTGAAATTATGGATCAAGAACCTGAAGTAAAAAATTCTAAGCAAGCGATTCAAGTTGAAAAACTAAATGGGAACGTTCGCTTTGATAGGGTGAATTTTGCTTATGATCCGGAAAAACCGATTCTTAAGGATGTGTCTTTAGAAGCGAAGAGTGGCGAAACCATTGCTTTGGTGGGGCCAACAGGAGCAGGCAAGACAACCATAATTAATCTTCTGACCCGGTTTTATGATATACAAAAAGGAAGCATTACGATTGATGGCCAGAATATTGTGGACCTGGAGAAGGAGTCGCTGCGAGAGAAGTTAGGCATTGTATTGCAAGATACCTATCTTTTTTCGGGTACTGTGCGGGAAAATATCCGCTATGGCCGTCTTACGGCGACAGATGAGGAAGTGGAAGAAGCGGCAAAATTGGCAAATGCGCATCTGTTTATTCACCGCTTGCCTGAAGGATATGACACGCATTTGACGGAGGAAGGAAGCAACTTGTCTCAAGGACAAAGGCAGCTTTTGGCTATAGCGAGGGCAATCTTAGCGAGTCCAGATATTCTAATCTTGGATGAAGCAACTAGTTCAGTCGATACGAGGACAGAGTCGCATATCCAAGAGGCCCTATTAAGACTTATGGAGGGTAGGACCAGCTTTGTAATTGCGCATAGATTAAGTACGATTCGTAAAGCAGACCAAATCTTGGTCATTGATGATGGACGGATTGTAGAGCGGGGAAGTCATGAGGAGTTGATGGACAAGCAAGGTTTCTACTACCGGATGATTCAATCTCAATACAAATCGAAGGCATCCTAG